In the Hordeum vulgare subsp. vulgare chromosome 7H, MorexV3_pseudomolecules_assembly, whole genome shotgun sequence genome, one interval contains:
- the LOC123407543 gene encoding spastin, translated as MSFLRALADSLSSLLFAAPAMDAPAAAVVGERVAVKLRGYFELAKEEIDKAVRAEEWGLPDDAEAHYRSALRVMLEAKAARVPDAVSSSERGQVRVYQDKIAKWQTQVEERLRVLGRRSGAAAPVPNKVVANNQVNRPERPASSSYRKSALQSSPTFNRGGQASSHQKNSNGGSKPVQRAGGKDDDKLVEMINTTIVDRSPSVKWDDVAGLDKAKQALMEMVILPTKRRDLFTGLRRPAKGLLLFGPPGNGKTMLAKAVASESEATFFNVSASSLTSKWVGEAEKLVRTLFMVAVERQPSVIFMDEIDSVMSTRLASENDASRRLKSEFLIQFDGVTSNPDDLVIVIGATNKPQELDDAVLRRLVKRIYVPLPDPNVRRLLLKNQLKGQAFKLSNHDLERLAVETEGYSGSDLRALCEEAAMMPIRELGPQNILTIKANQLRPLRYEDFRNAMTAIRPSLQKSKWDELEKWNDEFGAS; from the exons ATGAGCTTCCTCCGCGCGCTCGCGGACTCCCTCTCGTCGCTCCTCTTCGCAGCGCCGGCCATGGACGCGCCGGCGGCGGCCGTGGTGGGGGAGCGCGTGGCCGTGAAGCTGCGGGGCTACTTCGAGCTGGCCAAGGAGGAGATCGACAAGGCCGTGCGCGCCGAGGAGTGGGGCCTCCCCGACGACGCCGAGGCGCACTACCGCAGCGCCCTCCGCGTCATGCTCGAGGCCAAGGCCGCCCGCGTCCCCGACGCCGTCTCCTCCAG CGAGAGGGGCCAGGTCAGGGTGTACCAGGACAAGATCGCCAAGTGGCAGACGCAGGTGGAGGAGCGCCTCAGGGTGCTCGGCCGGAGGAGCG GAGCGGCTGCACCAGTCCCCAATAAG GTTGTTGCAAACAATCAAGTAAATAGGCCCGAGAGACCAGCATCAAGTAGCTACCGTAAGTCAGCTTTGCAGTCTAGCCCTACCTTTAACAGAGGTGGTCAAGCATCCTCCCATCAGAAGAATAGCAATGGTGGATCGAAGCCAGTGCAAAGAGCTGGTGGAAAGGATGATGACAAGCTTGTTGAAATGATAAATACGACAATCGTGGATAGAAGTCCTTCTGTCAAATGGGATGATGTTG CTGGTCTTGACAAAGCAAAGCAAGCACTCATGGAAATGGTTATCTTACCTACTAAGCGAAGGGATTTATTCACTGGTCTTCGGAGGCCTGCGAAAG GGCTGCTTCTCTTTGGTCCTCCTGGGAATGGGAAAACAATGCTCGCCAAAGCTGTTGCTTCAGAATCTGAAGCAACATTTTTTAATGTTTCAGCTTCTTCGTTGACATCAAAGTGG GTAGGGGAGGCTGAAAAGCTTGTTCGGACACTTTTCATGGTTGCTGTTGAACGGCAACCATCTGTTATTTTCATGGATGAG ATTGATAGTGTCATGTCAACAAGGTTAGCTAGTGAGAATGATGCTAGCAGGCGACTGAAATCTGAATTCCTTATTCAGTTTGATGGGGTGACATCAAACCCAGATGATTTAGTAATTGTTATAG GAGCTACAAATAAACCACAAGAGTTGGATGATGCTGTTCTCAGAAGACTG GTAAAAAGAATATATGTGCCACTACCTGATCCAAATGTACGGAGGTTACTTCTGAAAAATCAGCTCAAAGGACAAGCATTCAAATTGTCCA ATCATGATCTTGAGAGGCTTGCTGTGGAGACTGAAG GGTATTCTGGGAGTGACCTGAGAGCCTTGTGCGAGGAAGCTGCAATGATGCCGATCAGAGAGCTCGGTCCACAGAATATTCTCACTATCAAGGCAAACCAG CTGCGACCATTGAGGTATGAAGATTTCAGGAATGCGATGACCGCGATAAGGCCGAGCTTGCAGAAGAGCAAGTGGGACGAGCTGGAGAAATGGAACGATGAGTTCGGTGCAAGCTGA